One Vibrio neonatus genomic window carries:
- a CDS encoding MarR family winged helix-turn-helix transcriptional regulator: MENQPALSITGIDKLDSNPLFLMGFAYKQFRSKIALELSSASHISLEMYGALKVLSTNGMLTQQELSDLLLRHRSVTKRLVDNAIKLELVVASKSDTNKKVKLLALTPLGQQTVVDCAPIVDSVSAQFQQSLTAQESKQLTDLLAKLVKTDEFVD; the protein is encoded by the coding sequence ATGGAAAATCAACCAGCCTTGTCAATCACGGGCATTGATAAATTAGATTCAAACCCTTTGTTTTTAATGGGGTTTGCTTATAAACAGTTTCGTTCAAAAATTGCGCTTGAGCTCTCTAGTGCATCGCATATTTCGCTGGAAATGTATGGAGCGCTTAAAGTATTGAGCACCAATGGTATGCTCACACAGCAAGAGCTATCTGATTTGTTGTTACGCCACCGCTCGGTGACAAAACGTTTAGTGGATAATGCGATAAAGCTTGAGTTAGTCGTGGCAAGCAAAAGTGACACAAACAAAAAAGTGAAACTATTGGCTCTGACACCACTTGGGCAACAAACGGTTGTTGATTGTGCACCTATTGTGGATAGCGTTTCGGCGCAGTTTCAACAAAGTCTTACCGCGCAAGAGTCTAAGCAATTGACCGACTTACTGGCAAAGTTAGTGAAAACGGACGAATTTGTGGATTAA